Below is a window of Rhodopseudomonas sp. P2A-2r DNA.
TGATCACCTCGCTGATCGTGATCGCCTCACCCGGCACCGGCGCTCTGTACACCCTGGCCGCCGGCTTTTCGCGCGGCTCGCGCGCCAGCGTGGTCGCGGCGTTCGGCTGCACGCTGGGCATCGTCCCGCACATGGCAGCAGCCATTTTGGGACTGGCGGCGCTGCTGCACGCCAGTGCCCTGGCGTTTCAGGTCTTCAAGTATCTCGGCGTCGCCTACCTGCTGTACATGGCGTGGAATACGCTGCAGGAGCACGGCGCGCTGAAGGTGGACGACAAGGTCGACGCACGTTCGGCACTGCAGGTCACCGTAAACGCGATCCTGATCAACATCCTCAATCCGAAACTGTCGATCTTCTTCCTGGCTTTCCTGCCGCAGTTCGTGCGCGCCGACGAAGCGCATCCGCTGGCGGAGATGCTGACGCTCAGCGCGGTGTTCATGCTGATGACGTTCGTCGTGTTCGCGATCTACGGCCTGTTCGCAGCCGGGATCCGCGACCATGTCATCTCGCGTCCGCGCGTGCTGACCTGGATGCGCCGCAGCTTTGCCGGCGCCTTCGCCGCGCTCGGCGCCAGGCTGGCGCTGGCGGAGCAGTGACAGAGCTGGCGCCCCGTGTCCCATCGTTTGCCCCGGTCAGAGACGGATCGGAAGACCCTGAAATTGACCTAGCACAATGCGGACCGTCCCGATTGATGAAGATCGTAGCTGGATTAGCCTCCGGTGGCGGGTGTCACCGATTCATTGACCTGACTTTTAGCAGTGGCATCATCACGTGAAACGTACCTATTTTTTCGACTTAAAGGATGGCGTCGCAGTCCGCGACAGGCTGGGACTTGAGTTCATCACCTCGGATGCCGCCATCGCGCACAGCAGGGAGATCGCCCTGAAACTGAGCGAAGCGGACCCACCGGGGGACCCGAACCTCCACGTTTCAGTCATCAATGAGGTTGGCGCTGAAATCCATCGCGAGCCGGTCTATCCGGATGTTGTCGATATAAGCGAAAGTAAGAACGGCTGACATACGTCTGTCGCCGTCTGGCCGAAGCTGATCCCCGGCCAGACGGCTGTCATGAGCAAGACTCGTCAGACGTCGAAGAACACCGTCTCGTTCGGCCCCTGCAGGTGGATGTTGAAGCTGTAGACCGCCTTGCCGTCGCGCTCGCTGCGTTGCGCGATCAAGGTGGAACGCCGCACCGGCTGCTCGATCAGGTTCAGCACCGGATCGGCGGCGTTGGCCTCCTCCTCGTCGGAAAAATAGATCCTCGTATTGAGGCCGATGTTGATGCCGCGGGCGACGATCCACACGTTGATGTGCGGGGCGTCGACCTGGCCGTTGCGCTCGGTGACGGCACCGGGCTTGACGGTCTCGAAGCGGATCAGACCGGTGGAGAAGTCCGAGCCGCCACGGCCCCAGCCGCGAAACTCGGCATCCAGCGGACCCGTGCCCTGGTCGGCCGGATGGTTGTAGCGGCCGGCTGCGTTGGCCTGCCAGATTTCCAGCAGCACGTCGCGCAGCGGCGTACCGGTGCCGTCGAACACCGTCCCTTCCAGGGTGATGTGCTCGCCTGCTGTGTTCGGCCCGGCCAGCACCGCACCGAAGTTTTTCTCGAAGATCTCGAAGCCGGCCATGTCGGGGATGAGCCCGATATGCACGTAGGGCCCAGCGGTCTGCGATGCGGTTTCCTTGAGATAGGGCAATGCCTGCACCATGGCTCAGTTTCCTTCCGGGCGGTTTTCGAAGAACGTCGAGCGCTGGCCGCGCAGCACGATATCGAAGCGGTAGGCCAGCAGATCGAACGGCGCGCTGGCGTTGAGGTCGAGAGGTGCCACCAGGCGGTCGAGCGCGTCCTGGTCCGGCACCGTGGTGAGAATCGGGCAGATCTTGATCAGCGGATCGCCCTCGAAATACATCTGGGTGATCAGGCGCTGCGCAAAGCCCGAGCCGAATACCGAGAAGTGGATATGCGCCGGGCGCCAGCTGTTGACGTAATTGCGCCAGGGATAGGGGCCGGGCTTGATGGTGCGGAAATAATAATAGCCGCTGTCGTCAGTGAGGGCCCTGCCGCAGCCGCCGAAATTCGGATCGACCGGCGCGAGATAGGTGTCCTTCTTGTGGCGGTAACGGCCACCGGCATTGGCCTGCCAGAATTCCACCAGCGTGTTGGGCACGCCGCGTCCGTTCTCGTCGAGCACCCGGCCGTGCACCACGATGCGTTCGCCGATCGGCTCGCCTGACTTGGCGTAGTTGCGGATCAGGTCGTTGTCGAGCGGGCCGAGATCGTTGTGACCGAACACCGGACCGGTGAATTCCGACAGCGACGTCTCCAGCGACAGCAGCGCATTGCGCGGCGAGCGCAGCACCGAGGACTTGTAGCCGGGCGCGTGGGCCGGCGGATGCACCGAGCGGTCGCGCGCCAGAAAACCACTGGCGCGCAGTGGCGATGCAAAGGATTCGACCCGGTTGCTGCCGGCGTCGGCGGGCGCGTCGATCCGTCCGCTATGGATGTTCATGGGTGGCCTCCCTATGGCAGCGACCGCCACGTCGGCGGCTCGCCTTTGCGCCAGCATGTTCTGCCCCATTCCCAAGATAAATAGATCGGTTATCATGTATTGCATGAGCAAGATCGATCATTTGGACATCGACGGCCACGTCCTAGCGCTGTTTCTCGCGGTGCTGGAGGAAGGCTCGGTGACATCGGCGGCGCGGCGGCTGGGCGTGACCCAGTCGGCGGTGAGCCACGGTCTGCAGAAATTGCGCCGGGTGATCCACGATCCCTTGTTCGCCAAGTCCGGCCGCGGCATCGTGGCCACCGCCCACGCCCATGCACTGGCGCCCGAGGCCCGCGCGCTGCTTGACGCCATGAAGGCGTTCGGCAGCGGCGCGTCATTCGACCCGGCCACGGCGCAGCTTTCCATCACCATCGCCGCCAACGACTTCCAGCGCGACCTGCTGCTGCCCGGCCTGGTGCGCCGGGTCACGGCGGCGGTGCAGAAATTCAGCCTGCGGGTGATCCCATCGCAATCGCCCTCCCCGGCCATGCTGCGCGACAACCGCTGCGACCTGCTGATCACCCCGGTGCCGCCCGTGGGGATCGATATCGTGCAGAAGCGCCTGCTGCAGGATCACTACGTCTGCTTCTACGATCCCGCCGTCAGGCCGCCCGCGACCCGCGCGCAATACCTCGCGGCCCGGCACGTCACCGTGGTCTACACCGACAACGAGCGGCTGGACTTCGACCGCCGGCTTGGCGCCAGCGGCATCGTTCGGGATATCGCCATCTCGGTGCCGAACTTCACGGCCGTGCCGGCCTTTTTGCGCGGTTCGGACCTGCTGGCGAGCATGCCAAGCCTGCTCGGCCAGCAATTGATGCGCGATTTTGCCAGCGCGCGGATCCCGCTGGCTGCCGGCGCCGGGGCAATGACGGCATTGCCGATGTACATGGTCTGGCACCAGCGTTTCCAGAAGGACCCGGCGCACAGCTGGCTGCGCGCCCAGCTGGAAGCCAGCGTCGCCGCCGATGTCCGCGGCAGCGTTGCAAGGCACAAAGCTGGAACCCGGTCGTGATTGCTTAAAAAGCCGACTTTGCTGCCGAAACAACGCGCTTCCTAGCGCCCCGGCCGTCGTGCTCAATCGCAGCGGCGGTCAGGCAACTGAACCGCCCCTGGACCACCCCGCGAGGCCGAGCCGCCGCCATGACGAAACTGAAATCACACTGGTGGTGGGACCTGTCGACCCGCGACTTCGCCGAACTCGACGCGGGCAGCGTGGTCGCCATCCTGCCGGTCGGCGCTGTCGAGCAGCACGGGCCGCATCTGCCGGTGCGCGTCGATGCCGCCATCAATGCCGGAATCATCGCCCGCGCCGTCGAACTGATGCCCGCCGACTGCCCGGCGCTGGTGCTGCCGGCGCTACCGATCGGCAAGTCCGACGAGCACCTCGCCTTTCCGGGCACGCTGACGCTGTCCTACGAGACGCTGGCGCGGGTGTGGTTCGAGCTTGGCGAAAGCGTGCACCGTGCCGGCGTCCGAAAAATCCTGTTCCTCAATTCCCACGGCGGCCAGCCGCAACTGCTCGACATCGTCTGCCGCGAGCTGCGCGTGAAGCTCGGCATGTTCGCGGTGTCGGCGATGTGGTCGAGCCTGATCGACATGGACGCGCTCTACAGCGCCGACGAGAACCGCCACGGCATTCACGGCGGCCAGAGCGAGACCAGCGTGATGCTGCATCTGCATCCCGATCTGGTCGAGATGGATCGCGCGGAGAATTTTGTGCCGCTGTCGGTACAGATCGCTGATGAGTCCGAGCTGCTCAGCCCGGAAGGTGCGGTGGGGTTCGGCTGGCAGGCGCAGGACCTGCATCCGAAGGGCGCCTGCGGCGACGCCACGCAAGCCACGGCCGAACTCGGAAAGGAGACCGTGGAGCGCGCGGCGCGGCGCCTGCTGGTCTTAATCGACGAGATCAGCCGCTATCCGCTGTCACGCATTGCGACAGCGACCGCTTTCGACAAGACGTAATCCAGAGGAGTTTTCATGGCTTTCAGCGTCGCCGATATTTCAAAGGTCCAGGCGTTCCGCATTTCGCCTGGCGACACCAACTATTTCGCCATGCTGTTCGATCGCGACACCGACAAGATCGACAACATCTTCGTCATCGAGATCTTCCAGCCCGGCGGCGCGACGCCACCCAACGAACACGCCGCGGCCCATGAGTTCTTTCATGTGCTGCACGGCGAAGGCATCGCCCGCTGCGACGGCAAGACGCTGCCGATCAAGAAGGGCGACTCGCTGCTGCTGCATCCCGGCTCCGAACACGTCATCGAGAACACCGGCACCGACAAGCTCTACACGCTGACGGTGATGACCCCGAACGAGGGCTTTGCCGAGCTGATCCGCGGCGGCGAGCGCGTCGAACTCGACGCCGACGACATCCGCATCCTGCAAGGCCTGTAACGCACCACCGCCGTTTTCGGAGATTGCCATGCTGAACACCAAGCAACCCGTCCTGCGCAAATTCTGGTACGCGACCGTGCCGCTGGCCGATCTCGCAGATGGCCCGAAACCCTTCACCCTGCTCGGCGAGCCGATCGTGCTGTTCCTCGACGGCAATGGCGAACCCGCCGCGCTGGAAGACCGCTGCTGCCACCGGACGGCAAAACTCTCGAAAGGCTGGTGCCGCGACGGCAATATCGTCTGCGGCTATCACGGTTGGGAATACGATCGCGACGGCAAGCTGGTGATGATCCCACAATTCCCGTTCGAGCAGCCGATCCCTGAGGCCAAGGCGCGCGCGTTCCGCAGCACCACGCGCTACGGCTATGTCTGGGTGGCGCTGGACGAGCCGCTCGGCGACATCCCTGACATTCCCGAGGATCGCGATGCCGGCTATCGCCGCATCCCGCAGTTCTACAGCAAATGGAAAACCTCGGCGCTGCGGCTGATGGAGAACTCGTTCGACAACGCGCATTTCGCCTTCGTGCACAAGAACACCTTCGGCGATATCGACCAGCCGCGCCCCGAAAAGTACGAGATCGTCGAGACCGATTACGGCTTCGAGGCCGAGACCATCGTCACCGTGCGCAACCCGCCCAACGCCGCGCGCATCACCGGCTCGACCGAGCCGACGACCAAGCGTCACATGCGCAACAAATGGTTCATGCCGTTCTGCCGCCGCCTCGACATGGAATATCCCTCCGGCGTGCGCCATCTGATCTTCAACTGCGCCACGCCGATTTCCGACGGCGAGATCCAGGTGGTGCAGATCCTGTTCCGCAACGACACCGAAGCAGACTGTCCGGCGCAGGAGCTGATCGACTGGGACGCCGCGATCATCGCCGAAGATCAGGACATCCTGGAGTCCACCGACCCCGACGCCATTGTCGACATGGGCCGCAAGATCGAGAAGCACATGCCGTCGGACCGCCCGGGCATGATCATGCGCAAGCGGCTGCTGGAATTGTTGAAGGCCCACGGCGAGGTGGAGCGGCCGAAGTTCGAGAATGCGTAAGGCAAAGCGCGTGAGTTACGTGTCCCGGACGCGCTGAGATGCGCCTCCGCAGGAGGCGTAGTGCACTGCAGATCCGGGACCATCACGAACGCCTGCGCGGGATACGGTCCCGTATCTGCGGAGCGGCATGTCGGCGATGCAAGAGCATCGCCTTGGAATGCCGCACCGCGTCCGGGACACGTGCCTTACTCCAGCCGATCGCCATCGCGGAGCGTTGGAAACAGTTTTATCCACAGCAACGCCACGGCGACGGCGCTTGAACGGCTGTGATCGTCTCGGGCCGTGTTGAAACGCGGCAACGGGCCCGCATCGAGATCGCATCGTCAGGGCGATTTACGCGAGCGCCCGACAAACGATGCGCGAAGCCAAAGCGCCAGGACGCACTCTGCCATGCGACAAACTGCAGCAACCCGGATCTCACGTGAGACGGAAAGACTGGAGGTATTCTAGGAGCGCTTTTCGAGCCCCTCGGTTAGAGGACCGCCTGCGGCGGATTCTCTGCCCGTGAATATGCGAGGGGCTGGATGACGTTGAATCTGATGCGGGCAACATGCCTGGGAGCTGCAAGCTGTCTTGCACTGTCCGTTGATCTGGCGAGTCCGGTGCGCGCCCAATCTGTCCTCCCGGCGGTGACTGTTGATTCTCCCACGCGCCCAAGCGCACGTCGTATCGCCCCGCCGGCACGGCGCACAGCGGCCGTTCGCGCCGCCGCACGCCGTGCACCTTCGCCCCTGCGCCAGGTCGCGCCTGTGCCTTACGTCATACCGGCAACGGGCAACCTCGGCGCCATCCCGCCATCCTACGCCGGCGGTCAGGTGGCGACCGGCGGCCAGGTGGGCCTGCTCGGCAATCGCAGCGTCATGAATACGCCCTTCAACCTCACCAGCTATACCCGCGAGCTGGTCGAGAACAATCAAGCACGTACGCTTCCGGACGTACTGGTCAGCGATCCATCGGTCGGCTCTGCGCTACCGCGCAACATCGGCCGCGAACAGCCGATGATCCGCGGCTTCCTGCTCGGCAATACCAGCGTCGGCTTCAACGGCTATTTCGGCCTGATCGGCAATCATAACTTCAACGTGCTCGATGCCGTCGAGCGGGTCGAAGTGATCAAGGGGCTCAACGGCCTGCTCAACGGCCAGTCGCCGGACGATTCCATAGGCGGCGCGATCAATCTGATCCTGAAGCGGGCCCGCAACGAGCCGACCGCCGAGTTGACCACGTCGTTCGCCTCGCGCGGTCAGGGCGGCGCCCACCTCGATGTCGGCCAGCGCTATGGCGAGCACAAGGAATTCGGCATCCGTTACAACGGCACCTATCGCGACGGTGCCACCGAGGTCGACAATCAAAGCCTGCAACTGAATTCGCATGCTCTCGCCCTCGACTATCGCGGCGAGCGCGTACGCGTCTCGGCAGATATACTCTACGATGATTCACGCGCCGACGGACTGAGTGCGCGCAATACGCTCAACAACTCGCTCATGCGCGTGCCCGGTGCCCCGAATGGCACCAATTTCTGGAATCCAATCTGGACCGGCATCTCGGGCTGGAATGGCACGGCCCTGTTGCAGGCCGAGGTGGACGTCACCGACTGGCTCACCGTCTATGGCGGTGGCGGATATTTCGAGAACTCGATCACCAGCCGCATCTCCAATCCGACCATCGCCAATGCGTTCGGCGATACCACGGCAACGCCGTTCTCCAGCCTGCAGGAGCGGAAAAACCACACCGAACAGGCAGGCTTCCGCATCGCGGTCGATACAGGACCAATTCATCACGACATCAACTTCAACACTTCGCTGTGGACCGGCGAGATCGCCAACTCGCGCACGACCGGTACGCCGGTCACGTCAAACATCTACACTCCACGCCCCGCCACCTACCAGGCGCAGTCGCTGCCGGCCGCGACCAAGTCCAATCTCAACTCGCTCAACAGTTACGGCGTCGCCGACACCATCTCGGCGTGGAACAATCGCGTTCAGTTCACGGTCGGCGTGCGCCGACAGGAAGTCGAGGCCGCGACCTTCGACCAGGTGACGGGCGCCTCGACCGGCAGCTACGCGGCGGGCACCTGGAGTCCGGCCTACGCGCTGGTCGTCAAGCCGCTGGAAAACGTATCCGTCTACGCCAATCAGATCGAAGGCCTCCAACAGGGCACCATCGTCGACAACACGTTCCAGAACCAAGGCCAGATCTTCCCCTCCTACAAGTCGCTGCAGCGCGAGGTGGGCGTCAAGGTGGATTGGGGCCGCTTCACCACCACACTCGCAGCCTATGATATCGCCCAACCGGCGCAGATCTCGCTGCCGGGGACGCCGCTGCCGACTTTCTCGATCGACGGCGAGAACCGCAACCGCGGCGTCGAGATCAACACGTTCGGCGAACTCACGGCGGGCTGGCGCCTGCTGGGCGGCGCCTCGTTCATGGATGCGCGCCAGAGCAAGACGCAGAACGGCATCAACGACGGCAAACGCTCGATCGGCATTCCCGACGTGCAGGTCAGCCTCGGCACCGAATGGGATACACCCTTCGTGACCGGCCTGACCTTGACCGGCCGCGCCATCCATTTTGGCGATGCGTATCCGGACGCTGCGAACAAGTTCGTCATTCCGGCGTGGACGCGCTTTGACCTTGGCGCACGCTACAGTTTCGCCTCGCCGTGGAATGGCAAGCCGATCACGATCCGCTTCGCCGTCGAGAATGTCGCCGATAACAACTATTGGATGACCAGTGGGGCCGAAAGGCAGATCTATCTCGGCGCGCCGCGCACCTATCTCGCCTCCACGACATTCCGCTTCTGACCCGAGATGTCTTGACGGTGAACATGATGACGCACGCCGACGGGACCGGGACTGGAATGGGGCTCGTCCCGCCGGAGCATCGCCGCACGTGATCCGGTTTTCGACGTTCATCCATAAATGGACGGGCCTGCTCTCGGCCATCTTCCTGATCGTCGCGGGCATCACCGGCAGCCTGCTCGCCTTCGAGGACGAGCTCGAGGCTCTGGTCAATCCCGCGCAATACGTCGTCCGCGCGCCCCTCGACGAACGTGGCCGGCCTGCCGCGATGCTGGATCCGTTCGAACTGGTTGCGCGGGCAGAACGGGCACTACCCGGCTATCGGCTCATTGGCTTGCCGCTGCTGCGGCAGCCGGATCGCTCCGTGAAAGTCAATCTGGATCGACGCGACCCCGCTTTGACCGAGGCCGATCAGGCGTTCTTCGATCCCTATGACGGCCGCCTGCTGGGCATCCGAAAATGGGGCGCGAGCCCATTCGACAGCACCACCGTCATCGGCTTTGTCTATCGCCTGCATTACGCGCTGGCGCTGCCGGAGCCGTGGGGCAAGACCTTCTTCGGCGTCGTCGCGCTGCTCTGGACCTTGAACTGCATGGTCGGCATCGTCGCCACGTGTCCGCGCACCGCGCCGTTCCTGCGGCGCTGGCTGCCGGCCTGGATGATCAAGCGCAACGCCAGCACCTATCGCCTGCACTTCAACATTCATCGCGCGACGGGCCTGTGGCTGTGGGGGTGATGTTCCTGTTCGCCTGGTCGAGCGTGATGCTCAACCTGCGCTCTGAAGTCTACACGCCCGTGATGTCCAGCTTTCTCGACTTCAAGAAGCAGCCGCAACGTCCGCCGAAAACGCCCGACAGACCGATACTCGCCTGGCGCGATGCTTATGGCATCGCGGTCGCGACAATGGACGAGGTGGCCCGCACACAGGGCTTCACCGTCAACTTTCCGAGCCACCTGTTTTATAATCGTCAGTTCGACGCGTTCATCTATTACGCCAACACATCGCGCGACGTGACGCGGGAACGCGGGCAGACCGGCGTGTTCATCGACGCACGCAGCGGCGCCTTGCTGGCGACGCGCATTCCGACAGGCGAGTATTCCGGCGACACGGTCAGCCGCTGGCTGCAATCGCTGCACATGGCAAAGGTGTGGGGCCTGCCCT
It encodes the following:
- a CDS encoding LysE family translocator is translated as MTIEFLITSLIVIASPGTGALYTLAAGFSRGSRASVVAAFGCTLGIVPHMAAAILGLAALLHASALAFQVFKYLGVAYLLYMAWNTLQEHGALKVDDKVDARSALQVTVNAILINILNPKLSIFFLAFLPQFVRADEAHPLAEMLTLSAVFMLMTFVVFAIYGLFAAGIRDHVISRPRVLTWMRRSFAGAFAALGARLALAEQ
- a CDS encoding DUF6894 family protein, which produces MKRTYFFDLKDGVAVRDRLGLEFITSDAAIAHSREIALKLSEADPPGDPNLHVSVINEVGAEIHREPVYPDVVDISESKNG
- the pcaG gene encoding protocatechuate 3,4-dioxygenase subunit alpha encodes the protein MVQALPYLKETASQTAGPYVHIGLIPDMAGFEIFEKNFGAVLAGPNTAGEHITLEGTVFDGTGTPLRDVLLEIWQANAAGRYNHPADQGTGPLDAEFRGWGRGGSDFSTGLIRFETVKPGAVTERNGQVDAPHINVWIVARGINIGLNTRIYFSDEEEANAADPVLNLIEQPVRRSTLIAQRSERDGKAVYSFNIHLQGPNETVFFDV
- the pcaH gene encoding protocatechuate 3,4-dioxygenase subunit beta gives rise to the protein MNIHSGRIDAPADAGSNRVESFASPLRASGFLARDRSVHPPAHAPGYKSSVLRSPRNALLSLETSLSEFTGPVFGHNDLGPLDNDLIRNYAKSGEPIGERIVVHGRVLDENGRGVPNTLVEFWQANAGGRYRHKKDTYLAPVDPNFGGCGRALTDDSGYYYFRTIKPGPYPWRNYVNSWRPAHIHFSVFGSGFAQRLITQMYFEGDPLIKICPILTTVPDQDALDRLVAPLDLNASAPFDLLAYRFDIVLRGQRSTFFENRPEGN
- a CDS encoding LysR family transcriptional regulator, yielding MYCMSKIDHLDIDGHVLALFLAVLEEGSVTSAARRLGVTQSAVSHGLQKLRRVIHDPLFAKSGRGIVATAHAHALAPEARALLDAMKAFGSGASFDPATAQLSITIAANDFQRDLLLPGLVRRVTAAVQKFSLRVIPSQSPSPAMLRDNRCDLLITPVPPVGIDIVQKRLLQDHYVCFYDPAVRPPATRAQYLAARHVTVVYTDNERLDFDRRLGASGIVRDIAISVPNFTAVPAFLRGSDLLASMPSLLGQQLMRDFASARIPLAAGAGAMTALPMYMVWHQRFQKDPAHSWLRAQLEASVAADVRGSVARHKAGTRS
- a CDS encoding creatininase family protein; the protein is MTKLKSHWWWDLSTRDFAELDAGSVVAILPVGAVEQHGPHLPVRVDAAINAGIIARAVELMPADCPALVLPALPIGKSDEHLAFPGTLTLSYETLARVWFELGESVHRAGVRKILFLNSHGGQPQLLDIVCRELRVKLGMFAVSAMWSSLIDMDALYSADENRHGIHGGQSETSVMLHLHPDLVEMDRAENFVPLSVQIADESELLSPEGAVGFGWQAQDLHPKGACGDATQATAELGKETVERAARRLLVLIDEISRYPLSRIATATAFDKT
- a CDS encoding cupin domain-containing protein, which translates into the protein MAFSVADISKVQAFRISPGDTNYFAMLFDRDTDKIDNIFVIEIFQPGGATPPNEHAAAHEFFHVLHGEGIARCDGKTLPIKKGDSLLLHPGSEHVIENTGTDKLYTLTVMTPNEGFAELIRGGERVELDADDIRILQGL
- a CDS encoding aromatic ring-hydroxylating oxygenase subunit alpha, translated to MLNTKQPVLRKFWYATVPLADLADGPKPFTLLGEPIVLFLDGNGEPAALEDRCCHRTAKLSKGWCRDGNIVCGYHGWEYDRDGKLVMIPQFPFEQPIPEAKARAFRSTTRYGYVWVALDEPLGDIPDIPEDRDAGYRRIPQFYSKWKTSALRLMENSFDNAHFAFVHKNTFGDIDQPRPEKYEIVETDYGFEAETIVTVRNPPNAARITGSTEPTTKRHMRNKWFMPFCRRLDMEYPSGVRHLIFNCATPISDGEIQVVQILFRNDTEADCPAQELIDWDAAIIAEDQDILESTDPDAIVDMGRKIEKHMPSDRPGMIMRKRLLELLKAHGEVERPKFENA
- a CDS encoding TonB-dependent receptor; the encoded protein is MPYVIPATGNLGAIPPSYAGGQVATGGQVGLLGNRSVMNTPFNLTSYTRELVENNQARTLPDVLVSDPSVGSALPRNIGREQPMIRGFLLGNTSVGFNGYFGLIGNHNFNVLDAVERVEVIKGLNGLLNGQSPDDSIGGAINLILKRARNEPTAELTTSFASRGQGGAHLDVGQRYGEHKEFGIRYNGTYRDGATEVDNQSLQLNSHALALDYRGERVRVSADILYDDSRADGLSARNTLNNSLMRVPGAPNGTNFWNPIWTGISGWNGTALLQAEVDVTDWLTVYGGGGYFENSITSRISNPTIANAFGDTTATPFSSLQERKNHTEQAGFRIAVDTGPIHHDINFNTSLWTGEIANSRTTGTPVTSNIYTPRPATYQAQSLPAATKSNLNSLNSYGVADTISAWNNRVQFTVGVRRQEVEAATFDQVTGASTGSYAAGTWSPAYALVVKPLENVSVYANQIEGLQQGTIVDNTFQNQGQIFPSYKSLQREVGVKVDWGRFTTTLAAYDIAQPAQISLPGTPLPTFSIDGENRNRGVEINTFGELTAGWRLLGGASFMDARQSKTQNGINDGKRSIGIPDVQVSLGTEWDTPFVTGLTLTGRAIHFGDAYPDAANKFVIPAWTRFDLGARYSFASPWNGKPITIRFAVENVADNNYWMTSGAERQIYLGAPRTYLASTTFRF